The following proteins come from a genomic window of Sulfurospirillum tamanense:
- a CDS encoding transglutaminase-like cysteine peptidase yields the protein MKKRFVLATLTAATAAVLFSTSEFIIEGQMLEKVEKEYGFFAKNRALALVGMMNKAQGRDEHEKLEAVNDFFNKTPYGLDKDVWGVSDYWATRLEFIGKDKGDCEDYVIAKYFTLLELGIDPKKLFMGYVKYVPLNIAHMVLLYYETPRSEPLVLDNYNRKIFPASTRKDLIPVYSFSGSSLLDAKNVQLGKLLPASTRQKRAWDELKIIKKDQP from the coding sequence ATGAAAAAGCGCTTTGTCTTAGCTACGCTGACGGCAGCAACGGCTGCCGTCCTTTTTAGTACTTCTGAGTTTATCATTGAGGGCCAAATGCTCGAAAAAGTCGAGAAAGAGTATGGCTTTTTTGCCAAAAACCGTGCATTAGCACTAGTTGGCATGATGAACAAAGCTCAAGGACGTGATGAGCATGAAAAACTCGAAGCAGTCAATGACTTTTTCAACAAAACCCCTTACGGTCTAGACAAAGATGTCTGGGGTGTGAGTGATTATTGGGCAACAAGGCTAGAATTCATCGGAAAAGACAAAGGCGACTGCGAGGATTACGTTATTGCCAAGTACTTTACTCTTTTAGAGCTTGGCATTGACCCCAAAAAGCTTTTTATGGGGTATGTTAAATATGTCCCTTTAAACATTGCTCACATGGTGTTGCTCTACTACGAAACCCCTCGTTCTGAGCCTCTAGTTCTAGACAACTACAACCGCAAAATCTTTCCCGCCTCCACGCGCAAAGATTTAATTCCCGTATACAGTTTTAGCGGCAGCTCCTTATTGGATGCCAAAAATGTACAGCTTGGCAAGCTGCTGCCTGCTAGCACGCGCCAAAAGCGCGCATGGGACGAACTCAAAATCATCAAAAAGGATCAGCCATGA